The proteins below come from a single Dermatophilaceae bacterium Soc4.6 genomic window:
- a CDS encoding multicopper oxidase domain-containing protein has translation MSMPDRTVVPTPLLRRIAAAGGATILATTFLQAGAASAIAPARSTVTAAAAVSSFAAATPSTAVGKLAPSGCAVTDTVVTCDLWASAGTQQVAGADVPIWGFGPDATTPSTPGPNLVVRQGDTVSITVHNTIDGQTVGLAIPGIAAGDFSSALHQDGAASGGMVTYTFTASRAGTYLYEAGHDPNGARQAAMGLVGALVVLAADHDTTTQFTDESVVVLSEIDPALAAHPTTYDLRSYHPRYRLLNGKSFPSTDSIATNPGNTVLLRYVNAGQKQHPMTVLGATQKTVSRDSHPLGFAEGSVTAVLEPGMTSDALVDVPSNGTSKFVLYESGAHLDAEQLAGVDSTETAFGGIMTYLDTLAAPASTDSAGPKTSAVSFSANPADGQSDISVTATISDATTGTATVAGAEYVIDDATGTGPGSGIVMTVPPGAGVTATATGTITPAQMASLSGKHTVYVRGQDVNGNWGAFVAATLNVQGYGALTRAAFLTPALTNATGTVTLHATGDDTAAGGTVTSAEYYFGNTAPDLTTSPPPTPAGTLGLNRTPFAVVAETATVDNAVVAALGDGKHSAWIRSKDSRDLWGPLIEVPFTVDLTAPSTLVASLEPSPTNGLVSAPGHPGYVVVSATIDDGSGGSTIADAEAFVNPTDINAVTNGSGLQLIPDDPSISATATSAGFYGLIPLSAIRNYTDGQFHLYVHGQDAAGNWGEFLTSSFQVDRTAPVLANATQGLVAPATTAGAAVITATVPFVDPNNPVSSTWQGGAEFWFGTTDPGVGKATRVTATLNAGILTLGNLPVTGTTPGSQRLNVRAVDLAGNWSNTASTTLTVNPVSLVTESFTGPLNGSWTTTGAGVSVQGGSLQVSSASASAYLKAPASAQRPVGATLPTATVTVDVDGTGVTRAGWTTVAAATGSSGQVFGLQLQKTATGQVQLRTVLTRVGLTPANGKVVVLPTGKATVSLGWRAGPKKGTSVTPQGQLTLSLDRGASVASTSTGNTTGLGVSGISLGVVGTPAAPGLRQTLRLDNLAVTP, from the coding sequence ATGTCGATGCCAGACCGGACCGTCGTCCCCACCCCGTTGCTGCGCCGAATCGCCGCAGCCGGAGGCGCGACGATCCTCGCGACGACGTTCCTCCAGGCGGGTGCCGCGAGCGCCATCGCCCCTGCTCGGAGCACCGTCACCGCGGCTGCGGCGGTGAGCAGCTTCGCTGCCGCGACCCCCAGCACCGCGGTCGGCAAGCTCGCCCCGTCGGGCTGCGCCGTGACCGACACCGTGGTCACCTGCGACCTCTGGGCCTCCGCGGGGACCCAGCAGGTGGCGGGCGCCGACGTACCGATCTGGGGCTTCGGCCCCGACGCGACCACCCCGTCGACCCCCGGACCGAACCTCGTGGTGCGTCAGGGGGACACGGTCAGCATCACCGTCCACAACACCATCGACGGCCAGACCGTCGGCCTGGCCATCCCCGGGATCGCGGCCGGAGACTTCAGCAGCGCACTGCACCAGGACGGAGCCGCGTCCGGGGGCATGGTGACCTACACGTTCACCGCGTCCCGGGCCGGCACCTACCTCTACGAGGCCGGGCACGACCCCAACGGTGCCCGCCAGGCCGCGATGGGTCTCGTCGGGGCGCTGGTCGTCCTCGCGGCAGACCACGACACGACGACCCAGTTCACGGACGAGTCCGTCGTGGTCCTGAGCGAGATCGACCCCGCCCTCGCCGCCCACCCGACGACCTACGACCTGCGCAGCTACCACCCGCGTTACCGGCTCCTCAACGGCAAGTCGTTCCCCTCGACCGACTCCATCGCCACCAACCCGGGCAACACCGTGCTCCTGCGGTACGTCAACGCCGGCCAGAAGCAGCACCCCATGACCGTCCTCGGCGCCACACAGAAGACCGTCTCCAGGGACAGCCACCCGCTCGGGTTCGCCGAGGGGTCGGTCACCGCCGTCCTCGAGCCGGGCATGACGAGCGACGCGCTCGTGGACGTGCCGTCCAACGGCACCTCGAAGTTCGTCCTCTACGAGAGCGGCGCCCACCTCGACGCCGAGCAGCTCGCCGGGGTGGACTCCACCGAGACCGCCTTCGGCGGGATAATGACCTACCTCGACACCCTCGCCGCTCCGGCCTCGACCGACTCCGCCGGCCCGAAGACCTCGGCGGTCAGCTTCTCGGCCAACCCGGCCGACGGTCAGAGCGACATCTCCGTCACCGCGACGATCAGCGACGCCACCACGGGCACGGCCACGGTCGCGGGCGCCGAGTACGTCATCGACGACGCGACGGGCACCGGCCCCGGCAGCGGGATCGTGATGACCGTTCCCCCAGGTGCAGGGGTCACCGCCACGGCCACGGGGACCATCACCCCCGCCCAGATGGCCAGCCTGAGCGGCAAGCACACGGTGTACGTGCGCGGTCAGGACGTCAACGGCAACTGGGGCGCCTTCGTCGCCGCCACGCTCAACGTCCAGGGGTACGGCGCGCTGACGCGGGCGGCCTTCCTGACGCCCGCCCTGACCAACGCCACCGGCACCGTCACCCTCCACGCGACCGGTGACGACACCGCAGCCGGCGGCACGGTGACGAGCGCGGAGTACTACTTCGGCAACACGGCGCCCGACCTCACGACCTCGCCGCCCCCGACGCCCGCCGGCACGCTCGGGCTCAACCGCACCCCCTTCGCGGTCGTCGCAGAGACGGCCACGGTCGACAACGCCGTCGTCGCGGCCCTGGGCGACGGCAAGCACTCGGCCTGGATCCGCAGCAAGGACAGCCGTGACCTGTGGGGTCCACTGATCGAGGTCCCCTTCACGGTCGACCTGACGGCCCCGAGCACCCTGGTCGCCAGCCTGGAGCCCAGCCCGACCAACGGCCTGGTCTCGGCCCCCGGCCACCCGGGCTACGTCGTGGTCTCGGCCACGATCGACGACGGATCCGGCGGCAGCACCATCGCCGACGCCGAGGCCTTCGTCAACCCGACCGACATCAACGCAGTCACGAACGGCTCCGGGCTCCAGCTCATCCCCGACGACCCGTCGATCAGCGCGACCGCCACGTCGGCCGGCTTCTACGGCCTCATCCCGCTCTCGGCGATCCGCAACTACACGGACGGGCAGTTCCACCTCTACGTCCACGGCCAGGACGCCGCGGGCAACTGGGGTGAGTTCCTGACCTCGTCGTTCCAGGTCGACCGGACGGCTCCCGTGCTGGCCAACGCCACGCAGGGGCTCGTGGCCCCGGCCACGACCGCCGGGGCGGCGGTGATCACGGCCACCGTGCCGTTCGTCGACCCCAACAACCCGGTCTCGAGCACCTGGCAGGGCGGCGCCGAGTTCTGGTTCGGCACCACCGACCCGGGCGTCGGCAAGGCCACCCGGGTCACGGCCACCCTCAACGCCGGGATTCTGACCCTGGGCAACCTGCCCGTGACGGGCACCACGCCCGGGTCGCAGCGGCTCAACGTGAGGGCGGTCGACCTGGCCGGCAACTGGAGCAACACTGCCAGCACCACGCTCACGGTCAACCCGGTCAGCCTCGTCACCGAGTCCTTCACCGGCCCGCTCAACGGGTCGTGGACCACGACGGGCGCCGGGGTGAGCGTCCAGGGCGGGAGCCTCCAGGTCTCCTCAGCCAGCGCCAGTGCCTACCTCAAGGCACCCGCATCGGCGCAGCGGCCGGTGGGCGCGACCCTCCCGACCGCCACCGTCACGGTGGACGTCGACGGCACGGGGGTCACCCGGGCCGGCTGGACCACCGTCGCCGCGGCAACGGGCAGCAGCGGGCAGGTCTTCGGCCTCCAGCTGCAGAAGACGGCCACCGGTCAGGTCCAGCTCCGCACGGTCCTCACACGGGTCGGGCTCACGCCGGCCAACGGGAAGGTCGTCGTGCTCCCGACGGGCAAGGCCACCGTCAGCCTCGGCTGGAGGGCGGGACCCAAGAAGGGCACCAGCGTCACCCCCCAGGGTCAGCTCACGCTGTCTCTCGACCGCGGCGCCTCCGTCGCCTCGACGTCGACCGGCAACACCACCGGTCTCGGCGTCTCGGGCATCTCCCTCGGGGTCGTCGGGACCCCGGCCGCACCCGGGCTGCGACAGACGCTGCGGTTGGACAACCTCGCCGTGACCCCCTGA
- a CDS encoding multicopper oxidase domain-containing protein, with protein MTKLLSTLRPSFGRTRPVTARLGLAAVVLAMVGAAAAVTPGAAQAATSEGLLCDQNTHNSFVLTADDGYISTPDGNSIYTWSYADETQRAFQFPGPVLCVTTGATVSVTLHNHLPEATSIVFPGQKDVKADNQPVEPQLTTSGAMTSMVQSAEAGNGTTVGAVTYTFTAGSPGTYLYQSGTDADKQQQMGLYGALVVRPPSGAGHVNARSDSAYSPDHEYVFLLSEVDPDVHLAVERHQAVDWASYRARYYMINGRSMPDTLAPNNATWLPNQPYGAMVHIKPYSAVNLLPANIRYLNAGRVNYPFHPHGSDERVIDADGQALQGPTGQDLSYNKYDINIAPGQTLDVLFDWRDAEHWQGGDSSAPGYNPIPTEIPRITDQILVGTDTWFSESPYLGTKGDLPTNITDNNQCGEYYHIAHSHALQQATNYGATFGGMMTLYRIDPPNGCPGI; from the coding sequence ATGACCAAGCTGCTCAGCACCCTGCGCCCGTCTTTCGGACGGACCCGACCGGTCACGGCCCGACTCGGTCTCGCGGCCGTGGTCCTCGCCATGGTGGGCGCGGCCGCGGCGGTGACCCCTGGCGCGGCGCAAGCGGCCACCTCCGAGGGTCTGCTCTGTGACCAGAACACCCACAACAGCTTCGTCCTCACTGCCGACGACGGCTACATCTCGACGCCGGACGGCAACTCCATCTACACGTGGAGCTACGCCGACGAGACGCAGCGCGCCTTCCAGTTCCCCGGCCCGGTCCTCTGCGTCACCACCGGCGCCACGGTCTCGGTCACCCTGCACAACCACCTACCCGAGGCGACGTCGATCGTCTTCCCCGGCCAGAAGGACGTCAAGGCCGACAACCAGCCGGTCGAGCCCCAGCTCACCACCAGTGGGGCGATGACCTCCATGGTGCAGTCCGCCGAGGCCGGCAACGGCACCACCGTGGGGGCGGTGACGTACACCTTCACGGCCGGCTCGCCCGGTACGTACCTCTACCAGAGCGGCACGGACGCCGACAAGCAGCAGCAGATGGGCCTCTACGGTGCCCTCGTCGTGCGGCCCCCCTCCGGGGCCGGACACGTCAACGCCCGTTCGGACTCCGCCTACAGCCCGGATCACGAGTACGTCTTCCTGCTCTCGGAGGTCGACCCCGACGTGCACCTGGCCGTGGAGCGTCACCAGGCCGTCGACTGGGCCAGCTACCGGGCCCGCTACTACATGATCAACGGGCGCAGCATGCCCGACACCCTGGCGCCCAACAACGCCACGTGGCTGCCCAACCAGCCGTACGGCGCGATGGTCCACATCAAGCCGTACAGCGCGGTCAACCTCCTGCCCGCCAACATCAGGTACCTCAACGCCGGACGGGTCAACTACCCGTTCCACCCCCACGGCAGCGACGAGCGCGTCATCGACGCCGATGGTCAGGCCCTCCAGGGACCCACAGGGCAGGACCTGTCGTACAACAAGTACGACATCAACATCGCGCCGGGGCAGACCCTCGACGTGCTCTTCGACTGGCGTGACGCGGAGCACTGGCAGGGAGGCGACTCGTCGGCCCCGGGGTACAACCCGATCCCGACCGAGATCCCCCGCATCACCGACCAGATCCTGGTGGGGACCGACACGTGGTTCAGCGAGAGCCCCTACCTCGGCACCAAGGGCGACCTGCCGACCAACATCACGGACAACAACCAGTGCGGCGAGTACTACCACATCGCGCACAGCCACGCCCTGCAGCAAGCCACCAACTACGGCGCAACCTTCGGAGGGATGATGACGCTCTACCGCATCGACCCGCCCAACGGCTGCCCGGGGATCTGA
- a CDS encoding multicopper oxidase domain-containing protein, whose product MKLPNNARLTRRGFLAGAGSVGAIALGSRLANPALATTPALAPAAMATVTGAGTAADPKHVHLVGTDGWSRMPDASNPVYDATGGGAPADAPFFPDALAPDGLNTYVFGFRDATGLDAVGVAGLRGHAQISAPMMWFDEEDNIIVTLSNLGLVLRPDLYDGHTLHWHGFVNAIPLFDGVPELSLSVPIGRDFEYFYRVHDAGTYMYHCHFEDVEHVQMGMTGMVFVRPKQNKGLSTGADGNVIPAGKYAYNDGDGSTRYDREYAFMMSEIWSAAHWRDAHIQVSDWTDFEPSFSCLNGRSYPDTVAPNGNPLSTDAGGLQFQPITSLIQARPGERVLLRLSSLSYNDHSMTCDDIDLTVIAKDASLLKGRDGVTNYQTTNTVTVGAGESRDVIFTAPDKEGTYLLYDRDYSFLSNGGGTGYGGMLTHIVVSSAVLPQVGPNDLPQANYPNDVTAV is encoded by the coding sequence ATGAAGCTGCCCAACAACGCCCGACTGACCAGGCGAGGGTTCCTGGCGGGTGCCGGGTCGGTGGGGGCCATCGCCCTGGGGTCACGGCTCGCGAACCCTGCACTGGCCACCACCCCCGCTCTCGCACCGGCGGCGATGGCCACCGTCACCGGGGCCGGCACCGCCGCCGACCCCAAGCACGTCCACCTGGTCGGCACCGACGGGTGGAGCCGGATGCCCGACGCCAGCAACCCCGTCTACGACGCGACCGGTGGAGGTGCGCCGGCCGACGCGCCCTTCTTCCCGGACGCCCTGGCTCCCGATGGGCTCAACACCTACGTGTTCGGGTTCCGCGACGCAACCGGCCTCGACGCCGTGGGGGTGGCGGGGCTGCGCGGTCACGCCCAGATCAGCGCCCCGATGATGTGGTTCGACGAGGAGGACAACATCATCGTCACCCTCAGCAACCTCGGCCTCGTGCTGCGCCCCGACCTCTACGACGGGCACACCCTGCACTGGCACGGCTTCGTGAACGCCATCCCGCTGTTCGACGGGGTACCCGAGCTGTCGCTGTCGGTGCCGATCGGGCGCGACTTCGAGTACTTCTACCGCGTCCACGACGCAGGGACGTACATGTACCACTGCCACTTCGAGGACGTGGAGCACGTGCAGATGGGCATGACGGGGATGGTGTTCGTGCGGCCGAAGCAGAACAAGGGCCTCTCGACCGGCGCCGACGGCAACGTCATCCCCGCCGGGAAGTACGCCTACAACGACGGCGACGGATCGACCCGCTACGACCGCGAGTACGCCTTCATGATGTCCGAGATCTGGTCGGCCGCCCACTGGCGCGACGCCCACATCCAGGTGAGCGACTGGACCGACTTCGAGCCGTCGTTCTCCTGCCTCAACGGGCGCTCCTACCCCGACACGGTCGCGCCGAACGGCAACCCCCTGTCGACCGACGCGGGAGGACTGCAGTTCCAGCCGATCACGTCGCTGATCCAGGCCCGGCCCGGCGAGCGCGTGCTCCTGCGGCTGTCGAGCCTCAGCTACAACGACCACTCGATGACGTGCGACGACATCGACCTGACCGTGATCGCGAAGGACGCGAGCCTGCTCAAGGGCCGCGACGGGGTCACGAACTACCAGACGACCAACACGGTCACGGTCGGCGCGGGCGAGAGCCGCGACGTGATCTTCACGGCCCCCGACAAGGAGGGCACGTACCTGCTCTACGACCGCGACTACAGCTTCCTGTCCAACGGTGGGGGGACGGGCTACGGCGGCATGCTCACGCACATCGTCGTCTCCTCCGCCGTCCTGCCCCAGGTCGGCCCCAACGACCTGCCCCAAGCCAACTACCCCAACGACGTGACGGCGGTGTGA
- a CDS encoding copper resistance protein CopC, whose amino-acid sequence MNGPRKGLARAGRRLLTGVAVAVAIGVAVVAGAPLAQAHAYLDGSNPSDGAVLTTAPAELSLVFSEEVVPSATSITLIESSGRVRLGPVRLVTPADPSAPSRIVVPLPPLANGAYQVSWSTVSFDDLHATDGTFGFGVGTSVTPVGWTETSPGLVEAVLRAVVFAGLALGAAAPVASVLLTRRSRVGPEAGRLVRRVTARVAVGAAVAGVALLGWELIASPSLAGSVLHSRYALWWSARELGLLAVVASAATRPGLDQWLAGRRRTVLAVVGAGGAAWSNALLGHSGSGATGSPLRAVLSSVHVLSTGTWMGTLALLSLVIVVVRPGRDDARRVLVAFGPVAGAAVGLMVVTGLALASGVVGSVDALLLTDYGRLLVLKVLVVAALLVAGLLNHLRLRRAGGLPGRLLGAEVAGGVVVLLLTGLVTSGQPALEKQLTLDPRGPASTLVTQKVGELQEELTIRPNLPGENVVQLRVADSRRPSPGPVAGVAFTVVDSTGVVVTVTGSRGESGRWSAPLNLRDWGPVTIRAVVRRQGASAVSGDLDWVVGAPAATPGPLVSRASVQTPLLVTAWLLGGVVVLLVLRYLREVDIRRRRRLVAGRRPRPPRPGPTRLPQDVPEVRGTREASEVVGASRDG is encoded by the coding sequence GTGAACGGGCCCCGGAAGGGTCTGGCCCGGGCCGGGCGGCGGCTCCTGACCGGGGTGGCGGTGGCCGTGGCCATCGGCGTTGCCGTCGTCGCGGGGGCACCGCTGGCGCAGGCCCACGCCTACCTCGACGGCAGCAACCCCTCGGACGGGGCCGTCCTCACCACTGCCCCGGCCGAGCTCTCGCTGGTCTTCAGTGAAGAGGTCGTGCCCTCGGCCACGTCCATCACCCTCATCGAGAGCTCCGGTCGGGTGCGCCTGGGCCCGGTCCGGCTGGTCACCCCGGCCGATCCCTCCGCGCCGTCGAGGATCGTCGTCCCCCTTCCGCCACTGGCCAACGGCGCCTACCAGGTGTCGTGGTCGACCGTCTCCTTCGACGACCTGCACGCCACCGACGGCACCTTCGGCTTCGGAGTCGGCACTAGCGTCACGCCCGTCGGCTGGACCGAGACCTCACCCGGTCTCGTCGAGGCGGTGCTCCGGGCCGTCGTCTTCGCGGGCCTCGCGCTCGGTGCCGCAGCGCCGGTGGCGTCGGTGCTGCTCACCCGTCGGAGCAGGGTCGGCCCGGAAGCAGGCCGGCTCGTGCGTCGGGTGACAGCGCGGGTTGCCGTCGGCGCCGCCGTCGCCGGTGTCGCGCTGCTCGGCTGGGAGCTGATCGCCTCGCCCTCGCTGGCCGGGTCCGTGCTGCACAGCAGGTATGCGCTGTGGTGGTCGGCTCGTGAGCTCGGTCTGCTGGCCGTCGTCGCGAGCGCAGCCACACGGCCCGGTCTCGACCAGTGGCTGGCCGGTCGCCGCCGGACCGTCCTGGCGGTCGTGGGCGCGGGCGGCGCCGCATGGAGCAACGCCCTGCTCGGGCACTCGGGCAGCGGGGCGACGGGCTCGCCCCTCCGCGCGGTCCTGTCCAGCGTCCACGTGCTGTCGACGGGGACCTGGATGGGCACGCTCGCCCTGCTCTCCCTCGTCATCGTCGTGGTCCGCCCCGGGCGTGACGACGCGCGACGGGTGCTCGTCGCCTTCGGCCCCGTCGCGGGCGCGGCCGTCGGGCTGATGGTCGTCACCGGCCTCGCCCTCGCCAGCGGGGTGGTGGGCTCGGTGGATGCGCTGCTCCTGACCGACTACGGCCGCCTGCTCGTGCTCAAGGTGCTCGTCGTGGCCGCGCTGCTGGTCGCCGGACTGCTCAACCACCTGAGGCTGCGGCGAGCGGGCGGCCTGCCCGGCCGTCTGCTCGGGGCCGAGGTGGCCGGGGGAGTCGTGGTGCTGCTGCTGACCGGTCTCGTGACCAGCGGCCAACCCGCTCTGGAGAAGCAGCTCACCCTCGACCCCCGCGGCCCCGCCAGCACGCTGGTCACCCAGAAGGTGGGCGAGCTGCAGGAGGAGCTGACGATCCGGCCGAACCTTCCGGGAGAGAACGTCGTCCAGCTGCGGGTGGCCGACAGCCGCCGACCGTCGCCTGGCCCGGTGGCCGGGGTGGCCTTCACCGTCGTCGACTCCACCGGGGTCGTCGTGACCGTCACCGGCAGCCGAGGCGAGTCCGGTCGGTGGTCAGCGCCCCTGAACCTGCGCGACTGGGGACCGGTCACCATCCGTGCCGTCGTGCGACGACAGGGCGCCAGCGCCGTCTCCGGCGACCTGGACTGGGTCGTCGGGGCCCCGGCCGCGACGCCTGGGCCGTTGGTCTCCCGTGCCTCCGTGCAGACACCCCTCCTGGTGACGGCCTGGCTGCTCGGAGGGGTGGTGGTGCTCCTCGTGCTCCGGTACCTGCGTGAGGTCGACATCCGTCGGCGTCGCCGCCTGGTGGCCGGTAGGCGACCACGACCGCCGCGCCCCGGGCCGACCCGGCTGCCGCAGGACGTCCCGGAGGTTCGGGGTACCCGCGAGGCGAGCGAGGTCGTTGGCGCCAGCCGTGACGGCTGA